The genome window AGCGGGCTTTTTCCCGCCCTGTCGCAGTAATATATAACGCTACATAAGGAGTAGCCGATAACCATGGCAGTACTTACATTATCCGGGCAATCTGATTCATATGTTTTCACTTAAAAATATGTTCTCCCTGAACCTCCAGCGATCAGCCATTTCGTATGACGCAATTTGTCAGAATAAGCCTGTCATTGAGTTCAGTCCGGAGGGGGTGATAAATAAAGCCAGCCCGCTTTTTCTCTCCACTATGGGGTACAGGGCTGATGAAATAATCGGTCACCACCATCGTATATTCTGCCCGCCCTCGCTGGTAAGTTCACCGGAATACAGCCAGTTCTGGCAGCGCCTTGCCAGGGGAGAAAGCTTTAGTGGCAAGTACCTGCGGCTGGCAAAGGGAAATCGTTCCGTATGGCTTGAAGCCAGTTATATCCCCGTTTCTGACAGGCGCGGCCGTGTTATCAGAGTCATTAAAATTGCTGCCGATATTTCTGAGCGCGTGCATTCTGCTCTTGAGCAGGAAGCAGTCGTAAATGCCATAAACCGTTCTATGGCCATCATCACCTTCAATCCTGAAGGGATCGTGCTTGAAGCAAATGAAAATTTCGTCAATGCCACTGGCTATAAGCGGGATGAAATCATAGGTAAGCATCATCGTCTGTTCTGTGCCGAGACGCTTTACAAAAGTGATGAATACCGACATTTCTGGGAGAGTCTGAATCAAGGTGAGTTTTTTTCTGGTCTGTTTCCACGCCTTAACCGTCAGGGAGACCCTCTGTGGTTCCGTGCAACTTATAACCCTGTCTTTAACAGTGATGGGCAGCTTTATAAAATTGTGAAATTCGCTACAGATGTTACGGCTGATGTCCTGCGAAACCAGAGAGAGCAAGAGGCTGCTGTGCATGCATGGGATATGGCCGTGCAGACCCGAGAAAGTGCGCAGAACGGTGCCAATGTTATTGAAAATAGCATCCTTATGATTGACAGAATTGCGCAGGGGATGGGGGCTGTCTCCACCGATATCTCACGGCTCAACAATCAGTCTGAAAGTATTGACGATATGGTGGAAACCATCCGGAAGTTTGCCATGCAGACAAGACTTATTGCACTGAATGCCGCGATTGAAGCAGCAAGGGCTGGCGCATCCGGAAGAAGTTTTGCGGTTGTTGCCGCAGAAGTGCGTAATCTTGCGGCGAGCGTCAGTAGCGCGACTGAAGAAATTGAGCAAGTCGTGGCCAGCAATAGTCAACTGGCCAAGGATGTTCTCTGTGGCATTGAAAACAGCCTGATGAACACTCGGGAAGGGGTTACACTCATGCGCGAAGCGGGTGAAGTTATGACCAGCATTCAGAGGAATGCTGCAGGGGTTGAGACTGCGGTTAAGGATGTCGCCATTTCAGTTAAGGCCGGATAGGCCATGGTGCATATCCCCATATCTGTCGAACATCACAGATGATCTTCTTGAGATCCTTTCCGTTGCGTCGTAATCTCTTGCTCTGAAAACGAAAAAACCACCCGGCAAGGTGGCTTTTTCGAAGGTTCGCAAGAATTGACGCTCTTTTGAACCGCGGTAACTGGCTTGGAGGAGCACAGTCACCAAAACTGTCCTTTCAGTGTAGCCTTATCGCACCCGAAACTTCAAGACTCTCCTCCTCTAAACCTGTTACCAGTGGCTGCTGCCAGTGGCGCTTTGTCGTGTTTTTCCGGATTGGACTCAAGTTGATAGTTACCGGATAAGGCGCAGCGGTCGGACTGAACGGGGGGTTCGTGCATACAGTCCAGCTTGGAGCGAACTGCCTTCCCGGAACTGAGTGTCAGGCGTGGAATGAGACAAACGCGGCCATAACAGCGGAATGACACCGGTAAACCGAAAGGCAGGAACAGGAGAGCGCACGAGGGAGCCACCAGGGGGAAACGCCTGGTATCTTTATAGTCCTGTCGGGTTTCGCCACCACTGATTTGAGCGTCAGATTTCGTGATGCTTGTCAGGGGGGCGGAGCCTATGGAAAAACGGCTTCGCCGCGGCCTTATCGCTTCCCTGTTAAGCTTCTTTCTGGCATCTCCCAGGAAATTTCCGCCCCGCCTGTAAGCCGGTACCGCTCGCCGCAGCCGAACGACCGAGCGCAGCGAGTCAGTGAGCGAGGAAGCGGAATATATCCTGTATCGCATATTCTGCTGACGCTCCGCTGCTGCATTTTTCTCCTGCCACATGAAGCACTTCACTGATATTCGCATCCGTGCCAACATAGTAAGCCAGTATACACTCCGCTAGCGCTACGTGACTGGTTCAGGGCTGCGCCCCGAAACCCGCTAACAGCCACTGACGCGCCTGCGGCTTGTCCAACCCCGCGCCGACCGGGAAAGGTTTTCCCGCCCGTCCCGGGGTTATCAGGAGACTGTTTTGTCAGAGAAACGGAACAAGATGCTCACCATGTGGGTGACGGAGGATGAGCACAGGCGGCTACTTGAGCGCTGCGACGGCAGGCAGCTGGCGGCGTGGATGCGGCAGACCTGCCTGGACGAAAAGCCGGCTCGTACCGCAAAACTTCCTTCGATCTCGCCGGCGCTGC of Klebsiella sp. WP3-W18-ESBL-02 contains these proteins:
- a CDS encoding PAS domain-containing methyl-accepting chemotaxis protein; amino-acid sequence: MFSLKNMFSLNLQRSAISYDAICQNKPVIEFSPEGVINKASPLFLSTMGYRADEIIGHHHRIFCPPSLVSSPEYSQFWQRLARGESFSGKYLRLAKGNRSVWLEASYIPVSDRRGRVIRVIKIAADISERVHSALEQEAVVNAINRSMAIITFNPEGIVLEANENFVNATGYKRDEIIGKHHRLFCAETLYKSDEYRHFWESLNQGEFFSGLFPRLNRQGDPLWFRATYNPVFNSDGQLYKIVKFATDVTADVLRNQREQEAAVHAWDMAVQTRESAQNGANVIENSILMIDRIAQGMGAVSTDISRLNNQSESIDDMVETIRKFAMQTRLIALNAAIEAARAGASGRSFAVVAAEVRNLAASVSSATEEIEQVVASNSQLAKDVLCGIENSLMNTREGVTLMREAGEVMTSIQRNAAGVETAVKDVAISVKAG